One Defluviimonas sp. SAOS-178_SWC DNA window includes the following coding sequences:
- a CDS encoding DUF6497 family protein, giving the protein MLWFALGGTEEQAPVAPAGIVPPSGQEISFLETVQSAPGTEGLAVRFRFVAPGITKVGGSVDAEAAQADMLWLCDTYALPRLPSTGPAPAQIVISLSDRAVLFGEAAPDATQFFEAYSIEDGHCVWEPF; this is encoded by the coding sequence ATGCTATGGTTTGCGCTGGGAGGAACGGAAGAGCAGGCGCCGGTGGCGCCGGCCGGGATCGTGCCGCCGTCGGGGCAGGAGATCAGCTTTCTCGAAACCGTGCAGTCGGCGCCCGGAACCGAGGGGCTCGCCGTGCGCTTCCGCTTTGTCGCCCCCGGCATCACGAAGGTGGGCGGCAGCGTCGATGCCGAGGCGGCGCAGGCAGACATGCTCTGGCTTTGCGACACCTACGCGCTGCCGCGCCTGCCCTCGACCGGCCCGGCACCGGCGCAGATCGTCATTTCGCTCTCCGACCGCGCGGTGCTGTTCGGCGAGGCGGCCCCCGATGCCACCCAGTTCTTCGAGGCCTACAGCATCGAAGACGGTCACTGCGTCTGGGAGCCTTTCTGA